A window from Phaeocystidibacter marisrubri encodes these proteins:
- a CDS encoding T9SS type A sorting domain-containing protein, translated as MSIFTLFIRLWTHSVYFPKRGRFHFWESLPCEAEDELLKGEIDQTMFAVQQGNCQMLLENGMKMMSQEYSPKSSLIESMAGQLLVKSLFPNPTTGRVVLEFTEEIDHVTFQLHDLNGKVIKSGEWSNLRSTSVDLSKLDPGIYLLSIISDGKSETQQIVLAK; from the coding sequence TTGAGCATATTTACTCTGTTTATAAGACTATGGACTCATTCGGTATACTTCCCCAAAAGGGGAAGATTTCATTTTTGGGAAAGTTTACCATGTGAGGCAGAAGATGAATTACTTAAAGGGGAGATTGACCAAACCATGTTTGCTGTGCAACAAGGCAACTGCCAGATGTTGCTGGAAAATGGAATGAAGATGATGTCTCAAGAGTACTCACCTAAATCGTCACTCATTGAGTCGATGGCAGGTCAGCTCTTGGTGAAGAGTCTTTTCCCGAACCCAACTACAGGTCGAGTAGTTTTAGAGTTTACGGAGGAAATAGACCATGTTACTTTTCAATTACATGATCTTAATGGAAAAGTGATCAAGTCTGGAGAATGGTCAAACCTTCGTTCAACCTCAGTTGATCTAAGCAAACTAGATCCAGGCATCTACCTTCTCTCTATAATTTCTGATGGAAAGTCTGAAACACAGCAGATAGTTTTAGCCAAATAA
- a CDS encoding TonB-dependent receptor family protein, giving the protein MVGRFLLFFFLISASAQAQSRFTVEILGAGNAPISDARVDLPHSGIAVYTNAFGKATFPVPLGAQTVRVFVLADFHQSLDTLLPIEQGGSATLQLKLNSGNLTEVTVTAEREQEDFTQLRKIEGVNIYAGKKSEVIRPDEQPVNTALNNAREVFSKVSGMNVWEGDESGVQLNIGGRGLNPNRASNFNVRQNGYDISPDALGYPESYYTPPAEAVERIEIVKGAASLQFGTQFGGLINFKMKGAPEREGYQILNRTTGGSFGLFNQFTSVGWRKNRVGVYAYGNYRRGDGWRPNSQFESGNLFAQVAFDISDVSSVKVEYTYLNYLAQQPGGLDDNMFNSNPRQSNRDRNWFGLNWNILAVHFDHRFKNGHFNLRLYGLNADRKALGFRNYRPASVDPGTERELITGDFRNAGLEARYLQRYSTAMGPWATLIGARAYAARNTSQQGLGSTGSDADFTFIESEENLQSDYKYPNDNVAFFLEQLMSLGEKWTVTPGVRFEYINSRSDGYYREIQRDLAGNIIFNQTYSGGLSRERAFVIAGVGTEYQVTPKAQIYFNATQNFRAITYSDIHIVNPSFKIDEKIEDEKGYSIDLGIRQHGASYWKYDISLFLLNYNNRIGEVAQFDTSTFRIVSYRTNIGQALIYGLESYVSYAFWHPDAVNRGASIFVNTSFVNSTYLKSALPEVVGNQVEFAPHINLKSGLEATYDSWRGRIQCTYLSEQFTDAKNDINGGAAAVTGVIPSFMVFDFGASYSTGRWQFEGGINNFTNEAYFTRRATGYPGPGIISSPGRSFYLGIQVRI; this is encoded by the coding sequence ATGGTTGGTAGATTTCTACTTTTCTTCTTTTTGATCTCCGCTTCAGCGCAAGCGCAATCGCGCTTTACCGTTGAGATTTTAGGCGCGGGAAATGCACCAATAAGCGACGCTCGCGTTGACCTTCCCCATTCTGGAATTGCCGTTTATACAAATGCTTTTGGAAAAGCTACCTTTCCAGTTCCATTGGGTGCACAGACCGTTCGTGTGTTTGTATTGGCCGACTTCCATCAAAGTCTAGACACCTTACTTCCCATTGAACAAGGTGGGAGCGCCACGCTTCAGCTCAAACTCAACAGTGGGAATTTGACGGAAGTTACCGTTACCGCCGAAAGAGAGCAGGAAGACTTCACTCAACTTCGAAAGATTGAAGGTGTAAATATCTATGCAGGGAAGAAATCGGAAGTCATTCGTCCTGATGAACAGCCCGTCAATACCGCTTTGAACAACGCTAGAGAAGTCTTCTCTAAGGTGTCTGGAATGAATGTTTGGGAAGGGGATGAGAGTGGGGTTCAACTCAATATTGGCGGACGAGGACTCAACCCGAACCGGGCGTCGAACTTCAATGTTCGCCAAAATGGATACGACATCAGCCCAGATGCACTGGGATATCCCGAAAGCTACTACACCCCTCCAGCGGAAGCCGTAGAGCGCATCGAAATCGTTAAAGGGGCAGCATCGCTTCAATTTGGAACTCAGTTTGGCGGGCTCATCAATTTCAAGATGAAAGGAGCACCTGAAAGGGAAGGGTATCAAATACTGAATCGCACCACGGGTGGATCCTTCGGTCTATTCAATCAATTCACCAGTGTGGGATGGCGAAAAAATCGCGTGGGCGTCTACGCCTATGGCAACTATCGGAGAGGCGATGGTTGGAGACCTAATTCGCAATTTGAAAGTGGAAATCTCTTTGCCCAAGTTGCATTCGACATCAGTGATGTATCCTCTGTTAAAGTGGAATACACCTACTTAAACTACCTCGCTCAACAGCCCGGTGGACTGGATGACAACATGTTCAACAGCAATCCTCGTCAGTCTAACAGAGATAGAAATTGGTTTGGCTTGAATTGGAATATCCTTGCGGTACACTTTGATCACCGATTCAAAAACGGACATTTCAATCTGCGTTTGTATGGACTAAATGCGGATAGGAAAGCTCTTGGATTCCGAAACTACCGTCCAGCCTCCGTAGACCCCGGAACCGAACGAGAGTTGATTACTGGCGATTTCCGCAATGCTGGATTAGAGGCTCGATATTTACAGCGCTACTCCACCGCTATGGGACCTTGGGCAACACTCATTGGAGCTCGTGCGTACGCCGCGAGAAACACCAGTCAGCAAGGACTTGGCAGCACAGGTTCTGACGCCGATTTCACTTTCATTGAAAGTGAAGAAAATTTACAATCGGACTATAAATATCCAAATGACAACGTTGCGTTCTTCCTTGAACAGCTGATGAGTCTTGGAGAAAAATGGACGGTGACACCTGGAGTTCGTTTCGAGTATATCAACAGTAGATCCGATGGCTATTATCGTGAAATTCAACGTGACTTAGCGGGTAACATCATCTTCAACCAAACCTACTCTGGTGGTCTCTCAAGAGAACGAGCTTTTGTCATTGCCGGGGTGGGAACGGAATACCAAGTAACGCCCAAAGCGCAGATTTACTTCAATGCCACTCAAAACTTTAGGGCCATCACTTATTCCGACATTCACATCGTAAATCCGAGCTTCAAAATAGATGAGAAGATAGAAGATGAGAAGGGCTACTCCATTGACCTAGGAATTCGTCAGCATGGAGCCAGTTACTGGAAATACGACATTTCCCTTTTCCTTCTCAACTACAACAACAGGATTGGCGAAGTCGCTCAGTTTGACACCTCCACCTTCCGCATAGTCAGTTATCGAACCAACATTGGTCAGGCGCTCATTTACGGACTAGAAAGTTATGTGAGTTATGCCTTTTGGCATCCAGACGCTGTGAATCGCGGAGCCTCTATCTTCGTGAACACCTCTTTTGTAAACTCCACCTACCTCAAAAGTGCCCTTCCGGAAGTCGTGGGCAATCAGGTTGAATTTGCTCCACACATCAACCTGAAGAGTGGACTGGAAGCCACCTATGACAGTTGGCGGGGACGCATTCAATGCACCTATTTAAGCGAGCAATTCACTGATGCCAAGAACGATATCAACGGAGGCGCAGCAGCAGTTACAGGTGTCATTCCTTCCTTCATGGTATTCGATTTTGGCGCTTCTTATTCCACGGGAAGATGGCAATTCGAAGGAGGAATCAACAACTTCACCAACGAAGCCTACTTCACACGAAGAGCAACCGGCTACCCCGGCCCGGGCATCATTTCCTCCCCCGGAAGAAGTTTCTACTTGGGAATTCAAGTTAGGATTTAA
- a CDS encoding GNAT family N-acetyltransferase: MNIRPYTATDHDTCMEAMRSNTPAYFAEDELVMFDRWLEAQEIGRLEHPVSEKEVYFILEEDGRVWGCGGYLLVKDTDEIFLAWGMIHSSKHKKGWGKALLNFRIQHISENHPDRKIALSTTQDIVPFFEKYGFVITQVKPRYYSSTLDRVEMEKRT, from the coding sequence ATGAACATTCGTCCGTACACCGCCACCGATCACGACACTTGCATGGAGGCGATGCGTAGCAATACCCCAGCTTATTTTGCTGAAGATGAATTAGTCATGTTTGACCGATGGTTGGAGGCACAAGAAATAGGTCGTTTGGAACACCCTGTCTCTGAAAAAGAGGTGTATTTTATTTTAGAAGAAGACGGTCGTGTTTGGGGTTGCGGCGGTTATCTCTTGGTGAAAGACACCGATGAAATCTTTTTAGCTTGGGGCATGATACACAGTAGCAAGCACAAAAAGGGTTGGGGAAAAGCTCTGCTGAATTTCCGCATTCAGCACATTTCTGAGAATCATCCCGACCGAAAAATTGCACTCTCCACCACACAGGACATCGTTCCCTTTTTTGAGAAATACGGCTTTGTGATTACACAAGTGAAGCCTCGATATTACTCAAGTACGTTAGATAGAGTTGAAATGGAAAAACGGACTTAG
- a CDS encoding RHS repeat-associated core domain-containing protein gives MDNVSLWTKVLPLTEVQSIYNTGIPNPTTTLDLEYYFKLDDYSYLLKDATGKLSGGAIVNKGAIPATFVSTNVQLAADVVHAQAYYPFGMTIAIDGSEGYGYGFQGQEKDDEISGSGNSYTAMYWQYDSRLGRRWNTDPVVKYHESPYACFANSPIWIIDPNGADSVKVGGVWKWEVESGDTYSGVSGRTGVSVDNLRDWTQHPDKKLQIGSHIELSSPEYGAGDKIKVVNATNETGELSVDVYTDYSPAGGGRGLDIEVGYVDKGTGYTAFRWIQAVDTDYPHPAATSVPYNDPARNDDPGVRLPFYWTNAEIPTRGTKAGYTRFFSDTPQRPIRAAGTTWTAELTLVGKVGTTTAY, from the coding sequence ATGGACAATGTTAGTTTGTGGACAAAAGTTCTACCTTTAACGGAAGTTCAATCGATTTACAATACAGGGATCCCAAATCCCACCACCACACTTGACTTGGAGTACTATTTTAAGTTAGACGATTATTCGTATCTTTTAAAAGATGCTACGGGAAAACTTTCAGGGGGAGCAATTGTGAATAAGGGAGCTATACCTGCAACTTTTGTGTCAACTAATGTTCAATTGGCAGCGGATGTGGTACATGCACAAGCGTACTATCCGTTTGGGATGACCATTGCGATTGATGGTAGTGAGGGGTATGGCTACGGGTTTCAAGGTCAAGAAAAAGATGACGAGATATCAGGAAGCGGAAACTCTTATACAGCAATGTATTGGCAATACGATAGCCGTTTAGGTAGGAGATGGAATACTGATCCAGTAGTTAAATATCATGAATCGCCTTACGCTTGTTTTGCAAATAGCCCAATTTGGATTATTGACCCTAATGGTGCTGATTCTGTGAAAGTAGGAGGTGTTTGGAAATGGGAAGTAGAATCTGGTGACACGTATTCAGGTGTTAGTGGAAGAACAGGTGTAAGCGTAGATAATCTCAGGGATTGGACACAGCACCCAGATAAAAAGCTTCAAATAGGTAGTCATATAGAATTATCCTCACCAGAATATGGAGCAGGTGATAAAATAAAAGTTGTAAATGCTACTAATGAAACAGGAGAGCTTAGTGTAGATGTATATACAGATTATTCACCAGCTGGAGGAGGAAGAGGTTTGGATATTGAAGTGGGTTATGTAGATAAAGGGACTGGATATACAGCGTTTAGATGGATTCAAGCAGTTGATACAGATTATCCACATCCAGCAGCTACAAGCGTTCCCTATAATGACCCTGCAAGGAATGATGATCCAGGAGTTCGATTACCATTTTACTGGACAAATGCAGAGATACCAACAAGAGGAACAAAAGCAGGTTATACAAGGTTCTTTTCCGACACACCACAACGTCCTATTCGAGCTGCTGGTACAACTTGGACAGCTGAATTAACATTGGTTGGGAAAGTCGGAACAACAACAGCTTATTAA